Genomic DNA from Armatimonadota bacterium:
ACCACCGGGGGTCGCCCCCGGTGGCTTCCAGCGCGGCGCGCAGCGCCGCGTCGTACCCGGGAGTGCGGGCGATGACGTCCGCCTCGTAGCGGGGGGCCGCCCGGCGATAGCGCCAGCGAAAGAGAGGGCCGAGGCGGGCTCCCACCGCGGGGAATGCCGCCTGCAGCAGGTAACCCAGGTCGGTCAGGACGGCCCCGCAGGGGGCTCGTCGGGGGGCGATGGGGGCTCCTCCTCGGGCGCTTCCAGCGTGCGGCGGAACTCGCGGATCGCCCGGCCCAGGGCCGCGCCCATGCCGGCCAGACGCTGCGGACCGAAGACCAGCAGGGCGATGGCCAGAATCAGGATCATCTCGGGAAAACCCACGTTCGGCAGCATACCCGTCCACCTCGACCTCATTATGCACCTGGGGATGCGGCGCCGCCAGGTGACGGCAGGCCCGAGGCATGGGTCCTGCAGCCATGGCTGGACGAGGGAGGAGGGGCCGCGGCGTCACAACGGGAATGTTACCGGCGTGAGCGAGGTCGGGCGCGAATCCACCTCGGCCATCCTGCGCCGGCTGGCGGGAAACGTCGCCGCCCTGCTGCAGACCTACGCGCTCCTGACCGGCGCGGAGGCGCGCGCCTCCATCCGGGACGTCATGAGTGGCATCCTCCTGCTGGCCGTCGCAGGGCTGCTGGCTGTTGTGGCGCTGGGGTTGGCCGTGGTCACGGCAGTGCTGCTGCTCTCGCTGGTCCTGCAGCCCTGGGAGGCGGCCGCCGTGGTCTTCGCCTCCAGCGGAATGGTGATGGTGCTGTGCGCGGGGATCGGCCTGGCCCGCCTGCGGCGGCGGCGCCTGCGGAAGGTGGTGGACGCGTTCAAGGAGGACCTGCGGTGGCTGCGTCGCCAGCTCCTGGAGAGCGACTGAAGACGCTGCGCGCGGATATCGCGCGGGACGCGGCGGAGGTACGCCGTCGCTGGCGGGCGGTGCGGGAGCGGGTCCCCCGGGAGTGGCGCGAGGTGCGCGTCGCCAGCCGGGAGGTGCTGGACCTGCTGTGGCTGGTGCTGCGCCGCCGCGCACCCGCAGACCGACCAGCCCCGCCTCCCCCGCGGTGATATAATCGACGCGGAGGTGGCGCATGCCCAACGTCGGACTGCCCGAGCTGCTCATAATCTTCCTCATCCTCCTCCTCCTCTTTGGGGCGAACCGCCTGACCGGCATCGGCCAGGCGCTGGGACGCACCATCCGGGAGTTCCGCAAGGAAGTGCGCGACGTGGAGGAGGACGTGCGCGGCGAGGGGCGTCCCAAGACCTCTGCCTGACCCGGGCTCCCCGTCCCCGCCATGGCCGTCGACCGGCCGATGACCATCGTGGAGCACCTGGAGGAGCTGCGGCGGCGGCTCCTGATGGCCATCGTGTCCCTGGCGGCGGCCACAGCGTTGTGCTGGTTCTTCGCCGACCCGCTCCTTTCGCTGCTCATCAGGCCGGTGACGGCATCGAGCGGGCGGGGAGTAATCTTCGTCGGGGTGACGGAGGCCTTCTTCGTCCGCTTGAAGCTGGCCCTCCTGGCGGGAGTCTTCCTCAGCCTTCCGGTAATCCTGTACCAGGTGTGGGCTTTCGTCGCCGTGGGGCTGACCCCTGTGGAACGCCGGTACGCGTTGTGGCTGCTGCCCCCGGCTTTGGTCCTCTTTGTCGGCGGCGCCCTCTTCGCCCTGCTGGCCATCGTTCCCGTGGGCGTCCGTTTCCTCCTCTCCTATCAGGTGCCCGGGGTGCTGGAACCCATGATCAGCGTGGGGGCCTATGTCTCCTTTCTCACCGCCTTCATGCTGGCCTTCGGCGCCGTCTTCGAGCTGCCCATCGTCCTCATTTTCCTGGCCAAGCTGGGCGTGATCACGCCGGCGCAACTGGCCGGCGGGCGGCGCTATGCCCTGGTGGCCATCGTCGTCCTGGCCGCCGTGCTCACGCCTGGAGGTGATGTCTTCTCCCAGCTGCTCATGGCCGTGCCCGCCTACCTGCTGTACGAGGCCTCGGTGTGGATAGCCCGTCTGGTCGCCCCCTCCCCCGCAGCGATGCAGCAGGTTGAGGGGCGCTAGGCGGAACCAGGAAGCATGGCCCGCCGCCGCACCCGAAGCCCGTGGTGGGTCCTCCTTTTCATAGTGTTTGTCGGCGGGGTGCTGGGCAGCGTCATCTCCGAGGCGCTGGCCGCCTATCCGTCGCTGGGGTTCCTCACCCGGGAAGTACGTCTGGCCCTGGCCGACCCGCCGTTCACCGTCGACCTGCGCCTGCTCACGGTGACCTTCGGGCTGACCATCCGCCTGAACCTGGCCATGGTGGGCGGTGTCTTCCTGGCCGTCTGGCTCTTCCGCCTTATGGTCTGATGGGGGCCAGAAAACGTCCCGCCCCCGCCGATAGTCCTGTTGAGGCCTGCGGGCCCATGCTATACTGCTTTATGATGTGAAAGTTTCGGCTCCAGCGGGGCCCCGCCGGAAAAGGGAATGGCGGTGCGTTCCCGTTTCGGGTCGAGCGTGCACGCGCAGCTCGGCCTTCGATGGTTCATCCGGGCAGCGGGGAGGCGGGTGCCAGCGGTCGGGGTGGCCGCGGCAGCCGCCCGGGTCCTCGCTGTGTCCGGATGAGTCGACCGCCCGGTCTCGCTCGCCGATCGACGCCCGGGAGCCGAGGACCGGAGGCTCTTTGCGGTGGAGGTGTCCGGCAGCCCGCGGAACGCTGTGCTTCGCGGGGCTCCCGCCCGTCCCAAGGTCACGGCTCTGCCCAGTGAGGCGCGGCCGCGGGAGCGGTTACACCTGGTCGGTCCCCAGGCCCTGGGGACAACAGAGCTGCTGGCCATCGTCCTCGGCACCGGAACCCGCGGCCGCGGGGTCCTGCCCCTGGCCGAGCACCTGCTGTCCGCCTTTGGCTCGCTGCAGGATCTCAGCCAGGCCCGCCTGGAGGAGATCGACCGGGTGCAGGGGGTTGGTCCGGCCAAGGCGGCCGCCCTGGTGGCCGCCTTCGAGCTGGGGCGGCGGGCCCACGGCCCGGCCCCGGCCTCCCGCTACGCCATCCGCACACCCGCCGACGCCGCCCGTCTGCTCCTGCCGCTGATGCGCTACCTGGACCGGGAGCACTTTCGGACGGTGCTGCTGAACACACGGCACGAGGTCATGGCCATCGTGGAGGTGGCGGTGGGCAGCCTGGACAGCGCGCCCATCCACCCGCGGGAAGTCTTCAAGGAGGCGGTGCGCCGCAGTGCCGCCGCCCTGATCCTGGCGCACAACCACCCCTCCGGCAATCCTGAGCCCAGCGGTGACGACCTGGCCATCACCGAGCGCCTGCGCGCTGCGGGGCGGATCGTGGGCATCGATGTCCTGGACCACCTCATCACCGGGAATGGCAGTGTTGTCAGTCTGCGCGAGCGAGGCGCGCTCTAGGTGAGGATCGCCAAGGAGGACGACGGTGTTTGACTGGCTGGTCGGACGGCTGTCACGCGATATGGGGGTGGATCTGGGGACGGCCAACACCCTGGTCTACATCCGCCGTGAGGGGGTTGTGCTCCGCGAGCCCTCCGTGGTGGCAAAGAGCACCGAGGACGGGCACATCCTGGCGGTGGGGGAAGAGGCCAAGCGGATGCTCGGCCGCACCCCGGGCCACATCACGGCCATGCGGCCGCTGCGCGACGGGGTCATCGCCGACTTCGACACCACGGCGGCGATGCTGGCCTACTTCATCAAGAAGGGCATGCGTACGCGGGCCCTCTTCCGGCCGCGGGTGGTCGTTGGCATCCCCTCGGGCGTCACGGAGGTGGAGAAGCGGGCCGTGGTGGACGCCACCATGCAGGCCGGGGCGCGGGAGGCCTACCTGATCGAGGAGCCCATGGCCGCCGCCATCGGCGCCGGGCTGCCGGTCTCCGAGCCGGTGGGGAGCATGATCGTGGACATCGGCGGCGGCACCACGGAGGTGGCGGTCATCGCCCTGGGGGGGATTGTCACCAGTCGCTCCATCCGCGTCGCCGGCGACGAGATGGACGAGGCCATCATCCAGTACGCGAGGCGTGCCTACAACCTGCTGATCGGGGAGCGCTCCGCGGAGGAGATCAAGATCGCCATCGGCTCGGCCTATCCCCTGGACCACGAGGAACAGGTAGTGGACGTCCGGGGGCGGGACCTGCTCTCCGGGCTGCCCCGGACGGTGCGCATGACCAGCACCGAGATCCGCGAGGCCATGGCCGAGCCCATCCAGGCCATCGTCGAGGCGGTCAAGCAGACCCTGGAGCGGACTCCGCCGGAGCTGGCAGCCGACATCGTGGACCGTGGCATCGTGCTCACCGGCGGCGGCGCGCTCCTCCGCGGGATGGACCGCCTGCTGGCCGAGGAGACGGGGATGCCGGTGACCCTGACCGACGACCCGCTGTCCGACGTCGCCCTGGGGACGGGGCGGGCGCTGGAGGAGATCGAAACGCTACGCAAGATCCTCATCGCCCCCAAGCGCGGGTGATGCGCCGGCAGTAACTGGCGGCCCGGGACGGGGGCGGAGCCCGGAGAAGACCCATGAGCGGACGGCACGCCACCTTCCTCTTCCTGGTGTTGGTGCTGGCGGTCCTGGTGCTGCTCACCGGCCAGGTGCGGGGGGAGGACCGCCGCCACCTGGGGCCTCTGGGGAGTGGCGTCCTCGTCGCGCTGGCCCCGCTGCAGACCGTCATGGCTCGGGCCGCTGACTCCCTCTCCCGCGGCTGGCAGGTGTACACGGAGATCGGACGGCTGCGCATGGAGAACGCGCGGCTGCGCGAAGAGGTGCAGCGGCTCACCCGTGAGGTCTCCCGCCTGCGCGAGACCGCCCAGGCAGCGCAGAGATTGGAGGCGCTCCTGGCGTTTAAGGAACAGGTTCCTTACCGCGTGCTGGCCGCCCGGGTGATTGGTCGGGATCCGGCCTCCTGGTTCGCCACCATCGTGGTAGACCGGGGGAGCAATGAGGGTGTGGCGCGCGGTAGCCCGGTGGTCACCGCGGAGGGAGCGGTGGGCCGGGTGATGGAGACCACGCCCTTCACCGCCAGGGTCCTGCTGTTGTCCGATCCCCGCAGCGCCGTGGGCGTGATTCTGCAGGATTCCCGGGAAGTAGGGGTGGTGGAGGGAAACGGCCAGGGGGACCTGCTGATCAAGTACCTTTCGCGCGCCACCGCCGTGCGGCCGGGAGACGTGGTTATCACTTCCGGGCAGGGAGGCGTCTTCCCCCGCGGACTGGTGGTGGGGCGGCTGCAGACCATCCGCCCGGCGGAAGGGGGGGCAGTCTTCCGTGAAGGGACGGTGCGCCCGGCTGTCGACCTGAGCCGCCTGGAAGAGGTACTGGTGTTGCTGCCGGAAGGGAGTCCGCGCCACTGATGGCTGTGGTGGTTGTCGCCCTGCTCCTCCTGAACGCGCTGGTGCACAGCGTCTGGCTGGTGCGCCTCCCCCTGTGGGGGCAGGTGGCCGACCCGGCCATCCCCCTGATCGTCGCCGTGGCGCTGCGCCGCCCGGGCTGGGGGCCACTGGTGGGACTGGGGGCGGGTCTGCTGCAGGACCTCCTCTTCGGCGGCAGCGTGGGGTTGGTGGCGCTGGCCAAGCTGGTCGTGGGACAGGTGGCGGGAGTGCTGGGGCGGACGGTGCTGGTGGACCAGCCGCTGCTTCCCTGGGCCATCACGGCGCTGGCCACGGTGCTGCACCAGGGGGCGCTGGCGGCGGTGCTGGCGGTCACCGGCCTGCTGCCCGTCTCGCCCGCCATCTTCGGCCGGCCGCTGCTGGGGCAGGTGGCGCTGAACCTGCTGGCGGTCTGGCCAGCCTTCGCCGCCGTCCGCTGGCTGTGGCCCGGGCCGCGCGCGGCGCCGAAGCGGGAGCGGCCTCATGCCCTCTGAGCGCACCTCCAGGCGGCTGGCGGCCTTTACCGTCATCAGCGTGCTGCTCTTCGCCCTGCTGCTGGGGCGCCTGTGGCAGATGCAGGTGCTGCAGGGGCATCGCTTCCGGCAGCTCTCCGAGGAGAACCGGCTGCGCGACCTCCGGCTGCCCGCGCCCCGCGGCATCCTGTATGATCGCAGAGGCCGACCGCTGGTCACCAACCGCGCCGCCTTCACCGTTTCCCTGTTGCCCATGGAGCTGCGCAGTCCGCAGCAGGTGCTACCGCGTCTGGCGGCGATACTGGAGGTGACCCCCGCAGAGATCCAGCAGCGTCTGCAGCAGGCCCGGCGCCGCCCCTTCGAGCCGGTGCGGCTGCTGCGGGACGCCCCCAAGCGAGTCGTGGCTATGGTGGAGGAGAACCGTCTTGACCTTCCCGGGGTGATCATCGAGGTGGAGCCGGTGCGGCATTACCTGTACGGGTCGCTGGCCGCCCACGCGCTGGGCCACCTGGGGGAGATCGACGCGGCGGAGCTGGCCAGCCCGGCGTGGGAAGGCTACCGCATGGGCGACCTCATCGGGAAGGCGGGCGTGGAGCGGTCCTACGACCGCGAGCTCCGCGGCCACGACGGCCGGCTGCGTGTGGAGGTGGACGCACGGGGGCGGGCGCTGGGCATCCTGGGGCGCGACCCCGCTCATCCCGGGCGGTCGCTGGTCCTGACCATCGACCTGGACATCCAGAAGGCCGCCGAGGCCGCCCTGGGGGAGATGGTCGGAGCCGTGGTCGTCTTGGACGCCCGCAACGGGGAGGTCCTGGCCATGGCCAGCCACCCGACGTTTGATCCCAACGCTTTTGCCGCTGGGATCTCTCCGCAGGCCTGGGCCCGCCTGGCCGCGGACCGCAGCCTGCCCCTGCTCAGCCGCGCGGTGGACAGTACCTACGAGCCGGGGTCGGTCTTCAAGGTGGTCACCGCCGCGGCGGCCCTGGCGCGGGGCACGGCCACCCGCGCCACCCGCGTGACCTGCAACGGGACCTTCCGCCTGGGCGGATGGGTCTTCCGCGACCTGAAGGCGCACGGCACCGTGAACTTCATCGAGGGCGTCGCCCAGTCGTGCAACGTCTTCTTCTGGACCCTGGGCACGCGCACCGGAGGCGAGGCCATGGCGGAGATGGCCCGGGCGCTGGGCCTGGGGGAGCGCACCGGGATCGACCTGCCCTCCGAGAGCCCCGGCCTAATTCCCGACAGCCACTGGAAGCAGCGGACGCAGGGCGAGCCCTGGTACCCGGGGGACAACGCCAACATGGCCATCGGGCAGGGCTGGGTGAACGTCACCCCGCTGCAGGTGGCACGGATGATCGCCGCCATCGGCAATGGGGGAACGCTGGTCCGGCCGCACCTGGTGCGCCAGGTGCTGGATGCGGACGGCAGGCCGTCCCGCAGCCTCACCGTGCCGCCGGCGGGCCGCGTGGCCTTTCGCCCTGATGTGCTGGCCACGCTGCAGGAGGCGCTGGCGGCGGTGGTGCAGCGGGGCACCGGCCGGGGCGTGGCGATTCCGGGGCTGTCCGTCGCCGGCAAGACCGGCAGCGCGGAGAACCCCCGCGGGCGGCCCCACGCCTGGTTTGCGGCCTACGCCCCGGCGGAGAACCCGCGGGTTGCCGTGGCCGTGCTGGTAGAGCACGGCAGGCGCGGTGGACTGGTGGCCGCGCCCGTGGCCAGGGCGGTGTTGCAGGCCGCCTTCGGGATAAGCGGGGTGCCCCAGGCGAGGGGAGGCCCGCCGTGAGGCGGGTGCTGCGCGCCCTGGACATGCCGCTGCTGGTGACCACCGGGCTGCTGGTCGCCTTTGGACTGGTAGCCCTGGCCAGCGCCGCCGTCCCCCTGGGCGGGCCCTGGGCCTACGTGCGCACGCGCCTGCTCCACCTGGCCTTCGCCCTGGGGGCGATGGTGGCCGCGGCCCTGGTGGACTACCGCCGTCTGGCCGGATATTCCCGGTGGCTCTATGCGGCCATGCTGGTCCTGCTGGTGGCGGTGCTGCTTTTGGGGGTCACCCGGCTGGGCGCGCAGCGCTGGATCCCGCTGGGACCCCTCGGTGGCTTTCAACCGTCGGAGCTGGCAAAGATTGTGCTCGTCCTGAGCCTGGCGCGGTCCCTGAGCACGCAGCCGCTCCCGTCCACCCTGTCCGATCTGCTGGCTCCCCTGGCCCATGTGGGGATCCCCATGGTCCTGATCTTCCGGCAGCCGGACATGGGCAGCGCCATGGTTCTGGGGGCCATCCTGCTGGGGATGCTCTTCCTGGCCGGAGTCCGGCTGAGGCTGCTGGTCGGCCTGGGAGGGCTGGGCCTGATGGGCGCACCCTTCCTCTGGTCGGCCCTGCGCGACTATCAGCGTCAGCGCCTGCTGGTCTTCCTCGACCCGGGGATCGACCCGCTGGGCGCGGGCTATGCCCTCAACCAGGCCAAGATCGCGGTGGGCTCGGGGCAGATCTGGGGAAAGGGGGTGTTTGCCGGCACGCAGAACCTGCTGCGGTTTATCCCCGAGCAGCACACCGACTTCATCTTCACCGTCATCGGGGAGGAGATGGGATTCGTCGGCGGAGTCCTTCTCCTGCTGCTCTTCCTGATCTGGATCTGGCGCGCACTGCAGATTGCTTACACCGCCGCGGACCGGCTGGGGATGCTGGTCGCCGGCGGCATCGCCGTCATGACCGTCTTCCACGTCTTCGTGAACATCGGGATGACGGTGGGGCTGATGCCGATCACGGGCATTCCGCTTCCCTTCATCAGCTACGGCGGCAGCTCCCTGCTCACCATGGGCGTGGCCACGGGGCTGCTGCTCGGCATCGGGGCGCGGCGGAGAAAGATTCTCTTGTGAGGAGTGGATATGGGACGCGAGATCTTTGCCAACGTTGAGCCCTACGAGACTCGGGTGGCCGTCACCGAGGACGGCACCCTGGTGAATATCTTCGTGGAGCGGGGCGAGCCCCTCGCCGGCAACATCTATAAGGGCAAGGTGGTGAACGTCCTCCCGGGCATGGAGGCCGCGTTTGTGGACATCGGCCTGGAGCGCAACGCCTTCCTGCACGTGGCCGACATCCGCAGCCAGCGGTTGGCCGGCGAGGAGCTGGACGAGTCCTTCGGGCGGGGGGCCATCGCCGACCGCCTCCGCCCCGGCCAGGAGATCCTGGTGCAGGTCACCAAGGAGCCCATGGGCAGCAAGGGGGCGCGGGTGACCACCTACATCGCCCTGCCAGCCCACTACCTGGTGCTGATGCCCACCGTGAACTACGTGGGCGTCTCCCGGCGCATCGAGGCGGAGGCAGAGCGCAAGCGCCTGCGCCAGATCGCCGAGGCCATCAAGCCGGAGAAGATGGGGGTGATCGTGCGCACCGCCGCCGAGGGGGTCAGCGAGAAGGAGCTGAAGGCGGACGTGGACTTCCTTCTCTCGGTGTGGAACCGGGTGACGGAGCGCGCGCGCAACGGGCGGGCGCCGGTCCTGATCTACCAGGACGTGCGCCTCATCCGCCGCGTGGTGCGCGACCTGCTCACCGAAGACGTGCAGCGGTTTGTCGTCGACTCCCCGGAGGAGTACGGTCGCATCCTGGATCTCCTCTCCTCCTTTGCCCCGGCGCTGAAGTCCCGGGTCGTCCTGTACAAGGGGGAGGAGCCCATTTTCGAGCACTTCGGCGTGGAGAAAGAGCTGGAGCGCGCGCTGCGGCGCAAGGTCTGGCTGCGCTCGGGCGGGTACATCGTCATCGACCGCACCGAGGCGCTCACCGTGATCGACGTGAACACGGGCAAGTACGTGGGCAAGACCGACCTGGCCAGCACCATCTTCAAGACCAACCTGGAGGCGGTGGAGGAGATCGTCCGCCAGATCGTCCTGCGCGACATCGGGGGGATCATCCTGGTGGACTTCATCGACATGGAGAACGAGCGGCACCGCAAGCGGGTGCTGCAGGCGCTGGAGGAGGCGGTGCGGCGGGACCGCGCCAAGATCCACATTATCGACCTGACCCAGCTGGGGCTGGTGGAGATCACCCGCAAGCGGGTGCACCAGGATCTGGAAGAGGTGATGCGCATCCCCTGTCCCTACTGCGAGGGGCGGGGACGGGTACTCAGCCCGGAGACCATGAGCCTGCGGGCCCGGCGGGAGGTGCGGCGGCTGGCGCGGACCAGCCGGGCGCGGGCCCTGCTGGTGGAGGTCCACCCGCAGGTGCATGCGCTGCTGGCGAGAGACGGCGACGCCTGGCTGCACCAGCTGGAGGAGAGCAGCGGCAAGCGCATCCTCCTGCGGCCGCGGGACGGGCTGCACCTGGAACGGATCACCGTCACAGAGGCGGCCGAGGCGGCGGCGCTGGAGCGGGAGGAGGCCCTGGTCGGTGCGGGCCGGCGCACCCAGCTGCGCTGGCTGGAGGAGGAGCCCGAGGAGGCGGTGGAGCTGGCGGAGGAGGAAGAGGAGGAGTACGGGCACGCGGCGCTTGTCGGCGCATCGTCCTCCGGGGGCATCCTGGCACGGCTGCGCCAGCTCTTCGCGGTGCGACGAAGCTGAACTGGATGGTCCAGGGTGCAGGCACGAGGGTGCCGCCGGCGGACCGCAGGGCGTTTGACGGAGGGGAGGGCGGCTGCTAAAGTAGCCTTCTGGGTGTTTGGGCCCGCGGAGGAGAGGCAGTGTACGCGGTCATCGAGGCAGGGGGAAAGCAGCTGCGTGTGCGGGAAGGAGACACCGTACGCGTGGAGCGGCTGCCTGGGGCTCCGGGGGACCGGGTGACGCTGGACCGCGTCCTGCTGGTGGGCGACGGGAGGACCGAGATCGGCAGGCCTCTGGTCGCCGGCGCCACTGTCCGGGCCCGGGTGCTGCGGCAGGGACGGGCTCGCAAGGTTCGGGTGGTGAAGTACAAGCCGAAGGCGCACTACCGGCGGCGGCAGGGGCACCGTCAGGCCTTCACGGAGCTGCGCATCGAGAAGATCGAGCTCACCGAGGCGGCCGCGGCCCCTGAGCAGGAGGCTGTCCGGGAGTCCCCGCGAGCGGCGCGCCGGCGGCGGCCAGGGGTGGAGGTCAGAGAGGCGGGAGGCGCGTAGATGGCACACAAGAAGGGCGGCGGCAGTTCGCGCAACGGACGGGACAGCCAGAGCAAGCGGCTGGGCGTCAAGGCCTTCGCCGGGCAGCGGGTCAGCGCGGGGTCGGTGCTGATCCGACAGCGCGGCACCCGGGTGCGGCCTGGTCGCAACGTGGGCATGGGCCGGGACTTCACCCTCTTTGCACTGATCGACGGGATCGTGGCCTTTGAGCGCCGCGGCCGCGACGGGCGGCAGGTGAGCGTGGAGCCGTTGCACTGAGGGGTGCGGATGTAGTGCGGTCAGGCCCGGGTCCCCTGGACTCCGGGCCTCGTTGTTGTGAGGGCTGAGATGTTTATCGACAGAGCGCGGGTGCACGTGCGGGGCGGCGACGGCGGCAGCGGGGCCGTTTCCTTCCGCAGGGAGAAGTTCGTCCCTAAAGGCGGCCCCGACGGCGGGGACGGGGGACGCGGCGGGGACGTGGTCTTCGTCGCCGACGGGGGGATGAGCACCCTGCTGGACTTTCACTACCGCCAGCACATCCGGGCAGGGCGGGGGGGCCACGGGGAGGGAGGCCAGCGACACGGACGCGATGGCGAGGATGTGGTGGTGGCGGTGCCGGCGGGGACGGTGATCCGTGACGCCCGGACCGGGGAGGTGATCGCCGACCTGACGGTGGCGGGACAGCGGGCGGTGGTGGCCCGTGGCGGCCGGGGCGGGAGGGGGAACGCCCGTTTTGCCACCCCCACGCAGCGGGCGCCGCGGCGCGCCGAGCCGGGCCAGCCGGGCGAGGAGCGGCTGGTGGAGCTGGAGCTGCGACTGATCGCTGACGTGGGCCTGGTGGGGCTGCCCAACGTGGGCAAGTCCACGCTGCTGGCGCGCGTCTCTGCGGCCCGGCCCAAGATCGCCGACTATCCCTTCAC
This window encodes:
- a CDS encoding twin-arginine translocase TatA/TatE family subunit — its product is MLPNVGFPEMILILAIALLVFGPQRLAGMGAALGRAIREFRRTLEAPEEEPPSPPDEPPAGPS
- the mrdA gene encoding penicillin-binding protein 2, which gives rise to MPSERTSRRLAAFTVISVLLFALLLGRLWQMQVLQGHRFRQLSEENRLRDLRLPAPRGILYDRRGRPLVTNRAAFTVSLLPMELRSPQQVLPRLAAILEVTPAEIQQRLQQARRRPFEPVRLLRDAPKRVVAMVEENRLDLPGVIIEVEPVRHYLYGSLAAHALGHLGEIDAAELASPAWEGYRMGDLIGKAGVERSYDRELRGHDGRLRVEVDARGRALGILGRDPAHPGRSLVLTIDLDIQKAAEAALGEMVGAVVVLDARNGEVLAMASHPTFDPNAFAAGISPQAWARLAADRSLPLLSRAVDSTYEPGSVFKVVTAAAALARGTATRATRVTCNGTFRLGGWVFRDLKAHGTVNFIEGVAQSCNVFFWTLGTRTGGEAMAEMARALGLGERTGIDLPSESPGLIPDSHWKQRTQGEPWYPGDNANMAIGQGWVNVTPLQVARMIAAIGNGGTLVRPHLVRQVLDADGRPSRSLTVPPAGRVAFRPDVLATLQEALAAVVQRGTGRGVAIPGLSVAGKTGSAENPRGRPHAWFAAYAPAENPRVAVAVLVEHGRRGGLVAAPVARAVLQAAFGISGVPQARGGPP
- the radC gene encoding DNA repair protein RadC, giving the protein MEVSGSPRNAVLRGAPARPKVTALPSEARPRERLHLVGPQALGTTELLAIVLGTGTRGRGVLPLAEHLLSAFGSLQDLSQARLEEIDRVQGVGPAKAAALVAAFELGRRAHGPAPASRYAIRTPADAARLLLPLMRYLDREHFRTVLLNTRHEVMAIVEVAVGSLDSAPIHPREVFKEAVRRSAAALILAHNHPSGNPEPSGDDLAITERLRAAGRIVGIDVLDHLITGNGSVVSLRERGAL
- a CDS encoding rod shape-determining protein, giving the protein MFDWLVGRLSRDMGVDLGTANTLVYIRREGVVLREPSVVAKSTEDGHILAVGEEAKRMLGRTPGHITAMRPLRDGVIADFDTTAAMLAYFIKKGMRTRALFRPRVVVGIPSGVTEVEKRAVVDATMQAGAREAYLIEEPMAAAIGAGLPVSEPVGSMIVDIGGGTTEVAVIALGGIVTSRSIRVAGDEMDEAIIQYARRAYNLLIGERSAEEIKIAIGSAYPLDHEEQVVDVRGRDLLSGLPRTVRMTSTEIREAMAEPIQAIVEAVKQTLERTPPELAADIVDRGIVLTGGGALLRGMDRLLAEETGMPVTLTDDPLSDVALGTGRALEEIETLRKILIAPKRG
- the mreC gene encoding rod shape-determining protein MreC, yielding MSGRHATFLFLVLVLAVLVLLTGQVRGEDRRHLGPLGSGVLVALAPLQTVMARAADSLSRGWQVYTEIGRLRMENARLREEVQRLTREVSRLRETAQAAQRLEALLAFKEQVPYRVLAARVIGRDPASWFATIVVDRGSNEGVARGSPVVTAEGAVGRVMETTPFTARVLLLSDPRSAVGVILQDSREVGVVEGNGQGDLLIKYLSRATAVRPGDVVITSGQGGVFPRGLVVGRLQTIRPAEGGAVFREGTVRPAVDLSRLEEVLVLLPEGSPRH
- the rodA gene encoding rod shape-determining protein RodA; the encoded protein is MRRVLRALDMPLLVTTGLLVAFGLVALASAAVPLGGPWAYVRTRLLHLAFALGAMVAAALVDYRRLAGYSRWLYAAMLVLLVAVLLLGVTRLGAQRWIPLGPLGGFQPSELAKIVLVLSLARSLSTQPLPSTLSDLLAPLAHVGIPMVLIFRQPDMGSAMVLGAILLGMLFLAGVRLRLLVGLGGLGLMGAPFLWSALRDYQRQRLLVFLDPGIDPLGAGYALNQAKIAVGSGQIWGKGVFAGTQNLLRFIPEQHTDFIFTVIGEEMGFVGGVLLLLLFLIWIWRALQIAYTAADRLGMLVAGGIAVMTVFHVFVNIGMTVGLMPITGIPLPFISYGGSSLLTMGVATGLLLGIGARRRKILL
- a CDS encoding phage holin family protein, translated to MSEVGRESTSAILRRLAGNVAALLQTYALLTGAEARASIRDVMSGILLLAVAGLLAVVALGLAVVTAVLLLSLVLQPWEAAAVVFASSGMVMVLCAGIGLARLRRRRLRKVVDAFKEDLRWLRRQLLESD
- the rpmA gene encoding 50S ribosomal protein L27, with the translated sequence MAHKKGGGSSRNGRDSQSKRLGVKAFAGQRVSAGSVLIRQRGTRVRPGRNVGMGRDFTLFALIDGIVAFERRGRDGRQVSVEPLH
- a CDS encoding twin-arginine translocase TatA/TatE family subunit; translation: MPNVGLPELLIIFLILLLLFGANRLTGIGQALGRTIREFRKEVRDVEEDVRGEGRPKTSA
- a CDS encoding DUF4321 domain-containing protein, producing MARRRTRSPWWVLLFIVFVGGVLGSVISEALAAYPSLGFLTREVRLALADPPFTVDLRLLTVTFGLTIRLNLAMVGGVFLAVWLFRLMV
- a CDS encoding Rne/Rng family ribonuclease — its product is MGREIFANVEPYETRVAVTEDGTLVNIFVERGEPLAGNIYKGKVVNVLPGMEAAFVDIGLERNAFLHVADIRSQRLAGEELDESFGRGAIADRLRPGQEILVQVTKEPMGSKGARVTTYIALPAHYLVLMPTVNYVGVSRRIEAEAERKRLRQIAEAIKPEKMGVIVRTAAEGVSEKELKADVDFLLSVWNRVTERARNGRAPVLIYQDVRLIRRVVRDLLTEDVQRFVVDSPEEYGRILDLLSSFAPALKSRVVLYKGEEPIFEHFGVEKELERALRRKVWLRSGGYIVIDRTEALTVIDVNTGKYVGKTDLASTIFKTNLEAVEEIVRQIVLRDIGGIILVDFIDMENERHRKRVLQALEEAVRRDRAKIHIIDLTQLGLVEITRKRVHQDLEEVMRIPCPYCEGRGRVLSPETMSLRARREVRRLARTSRARALLVEVHPQVHALLARDGDAWLHQLEESSGKRILLRPRDGLHLERITVTEAAEAAALEREEALVGAGRRTQLRWLEEEPEEAVELAEEEEEEYGHAALVGASSSGGILARLRQLFAVRRS
- the tatC gene encoding twin-arginine translocase subunit TatC gives rise to the protein MAVDRPMTIVEHLEELRRRLLMAIVSLAAATALCWFFADPLLSLLIRPVTASSGRGVIFVGVTEAFFVRLKLALLAGVFLSLPVILYQVWAFVAVGLTPVERRYALWLLPPALVLFVGGALFALLAIVPVGVRFLLSYQVPGVLEPMISVGAYVSFLTAFMLAFGAVFELPIVLIFLAKLGVITPAQLAGGRRYALVAIVVLAAVLTPGGDVFSQLLMAVPAYLLYEASVWIARLVAPSPAAMQQVEGR
- the rplU gene encoding 50S ribosomal protein L21 — protein: MYAVIEAGGKQLRVREGDTVRVERLPGAPGDRVTLDRVLLVGDGRTEIGRPLVAGATVRARVLRQGRARKVRVVKYKPKAHYRRRQGHRQAFTELRIEKIELTEAAAAPEQEAVRESPRAARRRRPGVEVREAGGA